A region from the Desulfobacterales bacterium genome encodes:
- a CDS encoding nucleotidyl transferase AbiEii/AbiGii toxin family protein, producing the protein MNLFDQLVTQALKNRGQLAPLRTVVEKELLHHDILREMSSAGLLSGLTFIGGTCLRACYGSSRLSEDLDFTGGHDFTRDTLSELADILITRLQTKYGLHVEVSELIRETGNVDTWKLKVITCPNQTHLPTQRIHIDIYAIPSYDHQPMMLRNPYGIEMGTSGLIIQAQSREEIFADKVVALALRPNRLKNRDLWDMVWLKQQGIALPLDLIPEKIRDHHCSPETFLDLLNDRRSQLQNDPALREHFINEIRRFLPKALVDETVEKESFWRYLTSEISRECESVIRFLKEDTKPSLFRM; encoded by the coding sequence ATGAACTTGTTTGATCAGCTGGTTACCCAGGCATTGAAAAACCGGGGCCAGCTGGCACCGTTGCGGACGGTCGTTGAAAAAGAGCTGCTGCATCATGATATACTGCGGGAAATGAGCAGCGCCGGTTTATTGAGCGGCCTGACATTTATTGGTGGCACATGCCTTCGTGCGTGTTATGGATCAAGCCGGTTGAGTGAGGATCTTGATTTTACCGGCGGCCATGATTTTACTCGAGACACCCTTTCCGAACTGGCGGATATTCTGATCACCCGTTTGCAGACAAAATACGGATTGCATGTCGAGGTCAGTGAGCTGATCCGAGAAACAGGCAATGTCGATACCTGGAAATTGAAGGTGATTACCTGCCCGAATCAGACACACCTTCCGACCCAGCGTATTCATATCGATATTTACGCTATTCCCAGCTACGATCATCAGCCGATGATGCTGCGTAACCCCTACGGCATTGAAATGGGCACTTCAGGCCTGATCATACAGGCGCAAAGCCGTGAAGAGATTTTTGCTGACAAGGTAGTCGCCCTGGCATTGCGTCCCAATCGCCTGAAGAACCGTGATCTTTGGGATATGGTCTGGTTGAAACAGCAAGGCATTGCCTTGCCGCTGGATTTGATTCCTGAAAAAATCAGGGATCACCATTGCAGCCCGGAAACATTTCTTGATTTGTTGAATGACCGCCGGAGTCAACTGCAAAACGATCCGGCCCTTCGCGAGCATTTTATCAATGAAATCAGGCGGTTTCTCCCCAAAGCTCTGGTGGATGAAACCGTAGAAAAAGAATCCTTCTGGCGCTACCTGACCAGTGAGATCAGCAGAGAATGTGAATCAGTTATCCGCTTTTTGAAAGAAGATACAAAACCTTCTCTGTTCAGGATGTAA